AGGGAGTTGAGCAGCTTCTGCGCCTGGGCGAGCTTGCCCTGGACGTCCTTCTTCTGCGCGGCGAACGCGGCACGGGTGGCGGCGAGGTCCTTGAGCTTGTCGGAGGCCTCGGAGCGCTGCTGCGCGAGTTCGCGCTGCTTCTCCTGGATCTTCTTCAGCGCCTCGACCTGCTGGGCGCTGAGCTGGTCCATGGTGGACGCCTTGTCCAGGTAGTCGTCGGGGTTCGACGACAGGAACAGCTGGACGGAGGAGTCGATGGAGCCGGTGCGGTACTGCGCGGCGGCCGCCAGGCCTATGGAGTCGCGGAGCTCGTTGAGCTCCTCCTGGCCGCGTGCCACGTTGTCCTGGATGGTGGAGATCTCCTTCTGGAGCTTCTCCTGCTTCTCCTTGGCGCCGTTCAGCTTCTCGGTGGCCTGCTCGGCCTGCTCGTAGAGCTTGTCGACCTTCGCCTTGACCTCGTCCTTGGAGGGCTTCTCGCTCGGTGCCGCGCTGGCGGCGTTGGCGCTGAAGGCTACGGCTGCAGCGGCTGCGGTAGTGAGCACGGTCACACGTGCTCGGCTCGGCTGCTTGGGTCGACGGTGGGACGCCACGGAGGTGAACTCCTTCTTTTGAGTGATCACCCGCTCGGAGGTTCGAGGCCAGACCCTAGTGACCTACTCGTGATCAGTTCAAATCCTCAGGAGCAAAATCTCGTCACGGCATGCATTCTTTACACACAACTCACATGCAGTGATGCGCGGTTGACACTACGTTGCGTGACGATACCGCCAATTCGGTCATTGAGCCCGCAACTTCGACCTTCAGGACAGCCGCCGCAGAAGCATGGCAGACGCGACCGGCCGGGCGCCCGCCCGGGCCACCCCGTCGGCGACCTCCCGGTCGGTGGAGGCGACGATGACCGGCCGCCCCGGCGGTTCGGCGCGCACCAGCTGCCGGATCAACTCGTCGGCGGTGACGCCCGGTTTGGAGAACAGCACCCGCACGCCCCGCGGCGGCGCGAGCAGCACGGGAGCGGCCAGCTCGGCCCCATCGAAGACGCAGGTCACCTCGGCGCCGGTCTGCGCGGCGAGCTGCGAGAGCTGCCCCAGCAGCCGCAGGCGCTGCTTCTCCAGCGGCATCTGGGGATAGCCGGTCTTGGTCACGTTGTAGCCGTCGACCACCAAGTGCGCCTGCGGCAGGGCCAGCAGCTGGTCGAGAACGGCCGGATCGTGCTCGGACAGGGCGCGCGCGGCGATGTCCTTCGGGGTCATTCGTCCCGGTTCCACCGCATCCACGGTTTCTGCGGGCCTCACGGACACGGGAGGCAGGGCCAGTTCGCGCCTGAGCCCCTGCGCCGCATCGAGAACGGTGTCAAGAAGCAGACGGACGCGCATGTCCCCGACACTGCGCCCCTCCCGCGCTGCTTTGCGCGTGGCCTCCAGGGCCGCCTCCGCCTCCCCGAGCCGCGCCTTGAGCCGCCGGCTCTCGGTCTCGGCGAGGGACACCTGCGCCTGCCCCTCGGCGCGCACGGCCTCGATCTCGCTCTGGACCTTGCGCAGGGCGGCCTCGCCGCGCTTGACGTCGCTGAGGGCGGCGCGCAGCTTGCGGTGAAGCGATTCCGCTTCCTTCTTGGCGGAGTCCAGCTCCAGGCGCAGCCGCTCGGTCTCGGCGCGCGTCTGGTCGCGGGCGGCGGCGAGCTCCTCGCGCAGCCGCTCCAGCTCGGCCCGGCTCTCCTCGTCGGCGCGCTCGGCGTCGGCCCGCTGGGCCTCCTCGCCGGCCGCGGTCACCAGCTTCACCCAGCCCGTGGGGCGCAGAACATAGGCCGCGGCCGCCACGTCGAGCGGATCCGCGGCCGGGGGCGGCGAGCCTGAGTCGAGGGCGCCGGCGAGCTCCGGCTGGACCTCTCTCAGCTTCTCCCCGATGCGCTGCCGGAACAGCGGATCGGTCTCCAGCGCGGCCGCCATGGCGTTGCCCGCGAACTTGGCCCGCCGGTTCGGGGCGAACCGGGCGTACTGCCTGAGCTGGGCGGGCAGTTCCGCGACGGTCAGCGAGCCGAACCCGTCGGAGACGATCTGTACGACTCTGCGGCGCACACCGTCGGGCAGCGGACGGTCGAGCACCTCGGCGGCGCCGTCGCCCGGCCCCCCGCCTTGTGTCTCCACCATCCGTCACACCCCATCACCTGTGCGGGGCCGCTCCGTCAGGAGTCGGCGCCCGGCCTGTCCACGAGTTCCACCTGATCCACGGCGTTGCACCAGCGGCAGCGCACCGACTCGATGGTCTCACTGACCACCTCGCGCTCCTCGACCTTCGGCTCACCGGCGAGGTCGAGGTGGACGTACTCGACGACCTTCGACGAGCGGGTCACGTCGAAACGCGTGAGGTTGCCGCAGAGGGTGCAGCGCCACCGCGTCGTGGCGGTCGGCAGGGGAACCGTCATCGTGACTGTGCTCTTCCTTCTAGTGTCCGTGACGCGCCAGCTTCCCTGGAGCGTGTGGCCGTAACCCTACGGCCTGGCGGCAACCTGCCGCTGGTCCGTCCACGGCGGCGAGGCGGTCTGTGCGGCTGCGTCCGGTTACGTCATGCTCTGTGTTCATGATCGGCACCTGGAGCGCGACCCTCGGCAGATCGATGCGGCGTCCCTCGGCGCCCGTGACATACGCGCTGATCGCGCTGTGCTGCCTGGTCTTCGTGACCGGTCCGGCGGCGGGCCTGAATCCCGCCTACGGCTCCGGCGACGCGCTGCTCGCCGCGCAGCGCGCCTACTTCCACCGCTGGGGCGTGGTGCCCGCCGAGCTCTTCGCGGGCTCTCCGCGGGCCGCGCTGACTCCCGCGACGGCTCTCTTCGTGCACGGCAGCTGGGTGCACCTGCTGGGCAACATGCTCTTCCTGTTCGTCTTCGGAGTGATGACCGAGGAACGCATGGGCCGCGTGCGGTTCACCGTCTTCTACGTCGGCTGCGGCTACCTGGCCCTGCTGGGGTACGCCGCGGCCAATTCCACGTCCGGGCAGTCGCTGGTCGGCGCGTCCGGGGCGGTCTCGGCGGTCCTGGGCGCCTTTCTGTACCTCTTCCCCGGGGCCAGGGTCACAAGCCTGCTCCCGTTCCTCTTCTTCCTCCCCCTGCGCTTCCCCGCGTGGGTCGTGCTGCCGTTCTGGGCGAGCCTGCAGTGGCTGGCGGCGGGGCGGGCGCCGCAGGGGCCGGGAGTGGCCTATCTGGCCCACCTGGTGGGCTTCGGACTGGGCTTCGTCTGCGCGTGGGCGGGTTTGCGCCGTACGACTAAAGTGAAGGCCGCCCCAGCTCCGGCACCCGAGGGAGAGAACCAGCCGTGATCACCGCGATCGTCCTGATCAAGACCAGTGTGGACCGGATCCCCGAGATCGCGGAGCGGATCGCCGCGCTGGACTCCGTCAGCGAGGTCTTCTCCGTGACCGGCACCTACGACCTGATCGCGATGGTCCGGGTGCGGCAGCACGAGGACCTGGCGGAGGTCATCCCGGGTTCGATCAGCAAGATCCCCGGGGTCGAGGCCACGGACACGCACGTGGCGTTCCGCACCTACTCCCAGCACGACCTGGAGGCGGCGTTCGCGATCGGCCTCGACTCCTGACCGCCGCCTCCCGACCCCGTCCGGTCAGACCGCCGGCACGCAGCGGCCGTCCTGCGTGCGGTACGTCCACTTCGCGCCGGCGCTCACCAGTTCCCTGACGGCGCCGACGAAGCGCTCGACGTGCTCGTCCGGGGTGCCCGCGCCGAAGCTGACCCGGATCGCGTTCAGGGACTTCTCGCCGGGCGCGGCCTCAGGGGCGCCGCACTCGCCCTGGGTCTGGGGTGCGGAGCCGAGCAGGGTGCGGACCAGGGGGTGGGCGCAGAAGAGGCCGTCGCGGACGCCGATGCCGTACTCGGCGGAGAGGGCCGCGGCGAAGTGGGAGCTGTTCCAGCCCTCGACGACGAAGGAGATGACGCCGACCCGGTCGGCGTCGTCGCCGAAGAGGGACAGCACCTTCACCTGCGGGACCTCGGCCAGCCCCGCCCGTACCTTGCCGATCAGGTACCGCTCGCGGGCCACCAGGGTGTCGAAGCCGGCCTCCGTGAGGGCCTTGCAGGCCGACGCGACGGCGTAGGCGCCGATGACGTTCGGGGAGCCGGCCTCGTGGCGGGCCGCGCTCTCGTGCCACTCCACGTCCACTCCCCCGTCCTCGCGGCGGGTGACCTTGCGGCTGGCGCCGCCGCCCGCGAGGTAGGGGTCGGCCTCGCGCAGCCAGTCGGCGCGACCGGCCAGCACGCCGGCCCCGAAGGGGGCGTACAGCTTGTGGCCGGAGAAGGCGACCCAGTCGACGTCCAGGTCGCGGACGGAGACGGGGTGGTGCGGGGCGAGCTGGGCGGCGTCCAGGACGATGCGGGCGCCGTGCGCGTGGGCCGCCGCGGCCAGCTCACGCACCGGCCACCGCTCGCCGGTGACGTTCGAGGCGCCGGTGACGCAGACCAGGGCCGGGCCGTAGGGGTCGCGCCCGGCGAGGGCGCGCTCCAGCGTCTCCACGGCCTGTGCCGGGGTGCGCGGGGCGTCGAGGTAGGTGACGTGGGCGTCCTGCCAGGGCAGCAGGCTCGCGTGGTGCTCGGTCTCGAAGACGAAGACCTGGCAGCCGGCCGGCAGGGCGCGGGCGAGGAGGTTGAGGGAGTCCGTCGTCGAGCGGGTGAAGACCAGCTGGTCCTCGGCACGGCAGTCGAGGAACTCGGCGACCGTCCTGCGGGCGTTCTCGAAGAGGTCGGTGGACAGCTGGGAGAGGTAGCCGGCACCGCGGTGGACGCTGCCGTAGTACGGGGCGTAGGCCGCGACGTCGTCCCAGACGCGCTGCAGGGCGGGCGCGCTGGCCGCGCAGTCGAGCGCCGCGTAGGTCACCTCGCCACCGGTGACGAGCGGGACGGTGACATCCCCGCCCAGAACGGGCAGAGGGGCACAAACGGTCTGGGTGGAGGCAGCGGTGGAGACAGACATGGGGGAACTCCCGTGAAAGGGCACGCGCGTGCGGGCCGGAAAGAGAAGAGGGGTGCGCGGAGGGGGGCTCTGCGGCCCTATCGCATTCGCTTGCTCACGGAAGACTCCTCGACGACCAGGATCCCCGGTTCGTGAGGGATCCGCGCTTGCCGCAGACCTCGCTGCCTACGGCCTGGTCTTCACCCGGGGCACCCCGCCACGGACGGAGGGTTGCCGGACAGTCGGCCGGGGCCTCATGACTGTCACTCATGACCTGGTACAGGAACGTACGTGAAGTGATCGCGGTCCCGCAACCCGAGTCCGGATGACGGGACCGCGCGCTGCACACGCCCTACGCGTTGCTGGCGGCCACCCAGCGCTCCAGCGCCCGCTTGGCCGCACCGGAGTCGATGGACTCGGCGGCCTTCGCCATGCCCGCCCCCAACTGATCGGCCAGAGAGGCCTCCGTCGGCTGCAGGGCCACCAGGGCGGCCGCCGAGTTCAGCAGGACGGCGTCCCGCACGGGACCCGTCTCGCCGTCCAGGAGCCGCCGGGCGACCTCCGCGTTGTACGACGGGTCCCCGCCCCGCAGCGCCTCCACCGGCACCAGGTCCAGGCCGACGTCACGGGGGTCGAAGGTCTCCTCGGTGACCTTGCCGTCCCGGACGATCCAGACGCGCGACGTGGCCGTCGTCGTCAGCTCGTCGAGGCCGTCGTCGCCGCGGAAGACCAGGGAGGAGTTGCCGCGCTCGGCGAAGACTCCGGCCACGATCGGCGCCATGCGCGGATCGGCCACACCCACCGCCTGCGCCCGCACCTTGGCGGGGTTGGTCAGCGGGCCGAGCGCGTTGAAGACCGTACGGATGCCCAACTGGCCTCGGGCGGCGCCCACATGACGCAGCGCCGGATGGAACTTGATGGCGAAGCAGAAGGTGATCCCGGCCTCCTGGGCCACCTCGGGGACCCGCTTCACGGGCAGCTCCAGGTTGACGCCCAGCTTCTCCAGGACGTCGGACGCCCCGGACGCCGAGGACGCGGCCCGGTTGCCGTGCTTGACCACCCGCGCACCCGTGCCCGCGACGACGATCGACGACATCGTGGAGATGTTCACCGTCTTCGCGCCGTCGCCCCCGGTGCCGACGATGTCCACGGTCGGGCCCGGCACCTCGATGACGTTCGCGTGCTCGTACATCGTGCGGACCAGGCCGTTGATCTCCTCGACCGTCTCGCCCTTGGCCCGCATCGCCACCACGAAGCCGGCGATCTGGGCGTCGGTCGCCTCGCCGCGCATCATGAGGTCCATCGCCCAGGCCGTGTCGTCGGTGGACAGGTCCTTGCCGCTCAGCAGGCCGTTCAGCAGCAGGGGCCAGGAACGGCCCGCCGCGGTGTCGCCTCCAGCGGGGGTCACAGCGCTCATGGGGCCGCTCCTGATGGTCGTAGACGTGTCGTGGGCGTAACGCAGTGTGTGCCCACCCTATCCAGGCACGGGCATCGCGAAGGGCCCCCGTCCGGAGAACGGACGGGGGCCCTTGGTGCGCGTGGCGAGCGCAGCGATCAGTGGTGGCCGTGGCCGCTCGTGATCTCCTTGTACTCCTCGACGGTCGGCTTCGGGATCTGGGACTCCTCGCCGAAGTACGCCTCGCTGAGCTTGGCGCGCAGCTTGTGGGAGCCCTTCACCTTGCGCTCGACGCCGTTCTCGTCGACCGTCGGGCCGAGTTCGAGCGGCTTGTACTGGTCGTGCGCCGTGAGGGTGTGCAGCGCCTCCTGGCTGAGCGGCTCGTGCACCTCGATGAACTCACCGTGCGGCAGGCGCTTGATGATGCCGGACTCGCGACCGTGCAGCACCTTGTCCTTGTCCCGGCGCTGCAGGCCGAGGCAGATCCGCTTGGTGGCGACGAAGGTGAGCACCGGCACGACGAAGAAGCCGACGCGCACGAACCAGGTGATCGCGTTGATCGACAGCTGGAAGTGCGTGGCCCACAGGTCGTTGCCGCCACCGATCATCAGCACGAAGTACCAGGAGATCCACGCGGCACCGAACGCGGTACGCGTCGGGGCGTTGCGCGGACGGTCCAGGATGTGGTGCTCGCGCTTGTCGCCGGTGACCCAGGACTCGATGAACGGGTAGACCGCGATCGCGACCAGGACGAGCGGGAAGATCACCAGCGGGATGAACACGCCCAGGACGAGCGTGTGGCCCCAGAGGTTGATCTCCCAGCCCGGCATCGTACGGATCAGGCCCTCGGAGAAGCCCATGTACCAGTCGGGCTGGGCGCCGGTGGACACCTGGTCCGGACGGTAGGGGCCCATGGCCCAGATCGGGTTGATCGAGGCGATCGCCGCGATGGCCGTGATGACACCGAAGACCAGGAAGAAGAAGCCGCCGGCCTTCGCCATGTACACCGGCAGCAGCGGCATGCCGACGACGTTGTTGTTCGTCTTTCCGGGACCCGCGAACTGCGTGTGCTTGTGGTAGAAGACCAGGATCAGGTGGCCCACCATCAGGCCCAGCATGAGGCCCGGCAGCAGCAGGATGTGGACCGAGTAGAACCGGGCCACGAAGTCGCCGCCCGGGAACTCGCCGCCGAACAGGAACATCGACAGGTACGTGCCGACGACCGGCACGGACAGGATCGCGCCCTCCATGAAGCGGACACCGGTGCCGGAGAGCAGGTCGTCCGGGAGCGAGTAACCGGTGAAGCCGGTGAACATGCCCAGGACGAGCAGCAGGAAACCGAACAGCCAGTTGACCTCACGCGGCTTGCGGAACGCACCGGTGAAGAACACGCGCATCATGTGCACGAACATGCCGGCGAGGAAGATCAGCGCGGCCCAGTGGTGGATCTGCCGGATCAGCAGACCACCGCGCACGTCGAAGGAGATGTGCAGGGTCGAGTTAAACGCCTCGGACATCATCTGACCCTGCAGCGGGATGTAGCTGCCGTGGTACTCCACCTCGTTCATCGACGGGTGGAAGAACAGCGTCAGGTACACACCCGTGAGGATGAGGATGATGAAGCTGTACATGCACACTTCGCCCAACATGAACGACCAGTGGTCGGGGAAGATCTTGCGCATGTTGGTCTTGGCGAGGGAGTAGATCCCCAGCCGGCCGTCGGCCCAGTCGGCGACGCGCTCGCCGGCCGGCGCTTTGCCGCGCCGGGCCTCGGTGTTGTGGTTGGTGCTCATCCGCGCTCCCAGAAGGCAGGACCGACGGGCTCCTCGAAGTCGCCGAGCGCTTCGAGGTAACCGTCACTGTTCACGCCGATGCGCAGCTGCGGCAGGGCGTGACCGGCGGGGCCGAAGATCACCCGGGCACCGTCGGAGAGGTCGAAGGTGGACTGGTGGCAGGGGCACAGCACGTGGTGCGTCTGCTGCTCGTACAGGGAGATCGGGCAACCGACGTGGGTGCAGATCTTCGAGTACGCGACGATGCCCTGGTAGGACCAGTCGAGCTCCTGCTTGTCCTTGATGTTCTCCGGCTGGAGCCGGACGATCATCAGGGCCGCCTTGGCGATCTCGGTCTGGAAGTTCTCGTCCTTCTCCTCCAGGCCCTCGGGCTTGGCGAAGGTCAGCGAGCCGACCGCGACGTCGGAGGGACGCAGCGGCTCGTTGGTGTTCATGTTGACGAGAAGCTTGCCCTTGGACCAGAGCGTGTGGCGGAGCTTGGTGCCCGGCAGCGGACCGAGGTCGCGCAGCAGCATGACGCCGGAGAGCGGGAACAGGGCCAGCGCGCCGAACATCGTGTTGCGGATCAGCTTGCGGCGACCGAGCGCGGACTCCTTGGCGCCCTGCTTGAAGTCGGCCATGACCTTGGCCTTGACCTCGGGCGAGGCCTCGATCGGGTGCCGCTCGTCCGCGACCTCCACGTCGGACATCAGGGTGCGGGCCCAGTGGACCGCGCCCGCGCCGATCGCGAACAGGGCCAGACCGAGGGTCAGGCCGAGCGCGAAGTTCAGCGCGTTGATGTGGCCGATCGGGAAGACGTAGATGGCCTTGTCGTGCGGGATCGCCACGTAGGAGGCGATGAAGCCGATCGTGGCCAGCATCGAGACCGTGAACAGCATGGCCACCGTGCGCTCGGACCGCCTGGCGGCCCGCTCGTCGATGTCCTGGATCCGGTGCTCGTGGGGCGGCAGACCGGGGTCGGCGAACGGGTCCTTCTCGTCCGCGATCCCTACGGCGCCGTGCACGTCCTGCTCAGCGGGCAGGTTCTCTTCTGGAATGTCTTGGCTACTCATGACTTCTTGGCCTTTGCGGTCCGAGCGGCGACCCAGACGGCGACCGCGATCAGCGCGCCGAGTCCGAAGATCCAGGCGAACAGGCCCTCGGAGACCGGGCCCAGACCGCCCAGCTCAAGGCCGCCGGGGCTCTCGGTGTCGTCTCCGTTGACCGCGTTCAGGTACGCGATGATGTCCTTCTTGTTCTGCTCCGACAGCGTGGTGTCGGGGAACGACGGCATGTTCTGCGGGCCGGTCTGCATGGCCTCGTAGATGTGCTTCGGCGCGACACCCTCGAGGTTCGGCGCGAACTTGCCGTGCGTGAGCGCACCGCCCTTGCCGGTGAAGTTGTGGCACTGCGCGCAGTTGGTGCGGAACAGCTCGCCGCCCTTGGCGATGTCGGCACCGTCGGGGCCGTACTGCGCCTTCGTCGGGACGGACGGGCCGGCGCCCAGGGAGGAGATGTACGCGGCGAGCTGGTCGATCTCGGCCTGCGTGTAGATGACCTTCTTCTTCGGGACCTGCGCGCCCGGCTGCTGGGCCGGCATACGGCCGGTGCCGACCTGGAAGTCGACGGCCGCGGCGCCCACACCCACCAGGCTCGGACCGTCGGTGGTGCCCTGACCGCCGGTTCCGTGGCAGGTTGCGCAGCCCACGGAGTAGAGCTTCTTGCCCTCGTCGATGGCAAGGGACTGGGCGGTGTCATCGGCCTGCGCCTTGCTCGCGGGTGCGAACACGGCGTACAGCCCCCCGGTGCATGCCAGCGCGAGGAGTAGGACGACGAGCGCCGCCATCGGATGGCGTCGTCGTGCGGAGAGCTTTTTCACGGATTACCCCGGTGTCAGGATCTTCTGCGTCGATGCTTTTGGGTTGTGCGCCGCGCGGGCGCACGCGGGACGGGCCCCGCTACTTGATCAGGTAGATCGTGGCGAAGAGGCCGATCCACACGACATCGACGAAGTGCCAGTAGTAGGACACGACGATGGCCGCGGTCGCCTGCTCGTGGGTGAACCTCTTGGCCGCGTAGGTGCGGCCGAGGACGAACAGGAAGGCGATGAGGCCGCCTGTCACGTGCATGCCGTGGAAGCCGGTGGTCAGGTAGAACACCGAGCCGTACGGGTCGGAGGACAGGGAGAGCCCGTCCTTCTTCACCAGCTCCGTGTACTCGTAGATCTGACCGCCGATGAAGATCGCACCCATGACGAAGGTGATGATGAACCAGCCCCGGAGCTTCTTCACGTCCCCGCGCTCGGCGGCGAAGACGCCGAGCTGACAGGTGAGTGAGGAGAGCACCAGGATCGTGGTGTTCGTCGCGGAGAACGGAAGGTTGAGATGGCTCGCCATCTCCTTCCAGTGATCCGGACCGGTCACCGATCGAAGGGTGAAGTACATCGCGAAGAGGGCCGCGAAGAACATCAGCTCGGAACTCAGCCAGATGATGGTTCCGACGCTGGTGAGGTTCGGCCGGTTGACCGACGGGTGCGCGTGCCCGGTTTCTACTGTCGTTGCTGTCGCCACGACCGACATTATGTCGGTCGCTTATCCCGCCCTCACTCCGGGGGGTGCCGTTCGGAGTGTTGCTCCCTTCGATACCGGTGTTGACGTGGTGTTGAACGGAGTAACATCCGCCGCAACGGGCCTTTCCGTACGACGCAGACGTCTCGGAGGAACAATGCAGCCGACCGCCACCGTGCTGGTCTACAGCGACGACTCCAACACTCGCGAGCAGGTTCGGCTGGCGACCGGGCGCAGGCCCGCGCCGGACGTCCCGGTGGTGGAGTTCGTGGAGTGCGCGACTCCGGCCGCCGTCATCAAGGAGCTGGACAAGGGCGGCATCGACGTCTGCGTCCTGGACGGCGAGGCCGTGCCGATGGGCGGCATGGGCCTGTGCCGGCAGCTCAAGGACGAGGTCTTCGACTGCCCGCCGGTGCTGCTGCTGATCGGCCGGCCGCAGGACGCCTGGCTGGCCACGTGGAGCCGTGCGGACGCCGCGGTGACGCTGCCGGTGGATCCCGTGGAGTTCGCCTCGGCCCTGGCCTCCCTGATGCGCGCCAGGAGCCTTCGGCAGAGCGCGTAGGGACCCCGTCCTCCTCAGACGTTCTCCGGCCGCAGCCGGGCCCGCTCGGCCGGGCTCGGCCCGTCCAGTGTCCCGGCGACCAGCGCGCTGCCCTTGCGCCAGTTCGTCCAGGGCAGGTTCCAGTCGCCGAAGCCGTTGCCGAAGGGCTCCATCGTGTTGCCCTGGGAGTTGACGACCTTGACGACG
Above is a genomic segment from Streptomyces sp. SLBN-31 containing:
- a CDS encoding NlpC/P60 family protein — encoded protein: MASHRRPKQPSRARVTVLTTAAAAAVAFSANAASAAPSEKPSKDEVKAKVDKLYEQAEQATEKLNGAKEKQEKLQKEISTIQDNVARGQEELNELRDSIGLAAAAQYRTGSIDSSVQLFLSSNPDDYLDKASTMDQLSAQQVEALKKIQEKQRELAQQRSEASDKLKDLAATRAAFAAQKKDVQGKLAQAQKLLNSLTAAERAALAAADQRASRSASERVDLGDTTASSSRALAAFHAAQTQIGKPYSYGATGTAAYDCSGLTSWAYAQAGVTIPRTSQEQANAGTRIYSQSQLKVGDLVIFYSDQHHVGLYAGNGMVLHAPRTGTNVRYESIGNMPFQFGVRI
- a CDS encoding Lrp/AsnC family transcriptional regulator, with translation MITAIVLIKTSVDRIPEIAERIAALDSVSEVFSVTGTYDLIAMVRVRQHEDLAEVIPGSISKIPGVEATDTHVAFRTYSQHDLEAAFAIGLDS
- a CDS encoding heme-copper oxidase subunit III, translated to MSVVATATTVETGHAHPSVNRPNLTSVGTIIWLSSELMFFAALFAMYFTLRSVTGPDHWKEMASHLNLPFSATNTTILVLSSLTCQLGVFAAERGDVKKLRGWFIITFVMGAIFIGGQIYEYTELVKKDGLSLSSDPYGSVFYLTTGFHGMHVTGGLIAFLFVLGRTYAAKRFTHEQATAAIVVSYYWHFVDVVWIGLFATIYLIK
- a CDS encoding NYN domain-containing protein, whose translation is MVETQGGGPGDGAAEVLDRPLPDGVRRRVVQIVSDGFGSLTVAELPAQLRQYARFAPNRRAKFAGNAMAAALETDPLFRQRIGEKLREVQPELAGALDSGSPPPAADPLDVAAAAYVLRPTGWVKLVTAAGEEAQRADAERADEESRAELERLREELAAARDQTRAETERLRLELDSAKKEAESLHRKLRAALSDVKRGEAALRKVQSEIEAVRAEGQAQVSLAETESRRLKARLGEAEAALEATRKAAREGRSVGDMRVRLLLDTVLDAAQGLRRELALPPVSVRPAETVDAVEPGRMTPKDIAARALSEHDPAVLDQLLALPQAHLVVDGYNVTKTGYPQMPLEKQRLRLLGQLSQLAAQTGAEVTCVFDGAELAAPVLLAPPRGVRVLFSKPGVTADELIRQLVRAEPPGRPVIVASTDREVADGVARAGARPVASAMLLRRLS
- a CDS encoding ubiquinol-cytochrome c reductase iron-sulfur subunit produces the protein MSSQDIPEENLPAEQDVHGAVGIADEKDPFADPGLPPHEHRIQDIDERAARRSERTVAMLFTVSMLATIGFIASYVAIPHDKAIYVFPIGHINALNFALGLTLGLALFAIGAGAVHWARTLMSDVEVADERHPIEASPEVKAKVMADFKQGAKESALGRRKLIRNTMFGALALFPLSGVMLLRDLGPLPGTKLRHTLWSKGKLLVNMNTNEPLRPSDVAVGSLTFAKPEGLEEKDENFQTEIAKAALMIVRLQPENIKDKQELDWSYQGIVAYSKICTHVGCPISLYEQQTHHVLCPCHQSTFDLSDGARVIFGPAGHALPQLRIGVNSDGYLEALGDFEEPVGPAFWERG
- the trpD gene encoding anthranilate phosphoribosyltransferase, yielding MSAVTPAGGDTAAGRSWPLLLNGLLSGKDLSTDDTAWAMDLMMRGEATDAQIAGFVVAMRAKGETVEEINGLVRTMYEHANVIEVPGPTVDIVGTGGDGAKTVNISTMSSIVVAGTGARVVKHGNRAASSASGASDVLEKLGVNLELPVKRVPEVAQEAGITFCFAIKFHPALRHVGAARGQLGIRTVFNALGPLTNPAKVRAQAVGVADPRMAPIVAGVFAERGNSSLVFRGDDGLDELTTTATSRVWIVRDGKVTEETFDPRDVGLDLVPVEALRGGDPSYNAEVARRLLDGETGPVRDAVLLNSAAALVALQPTEASLADQLGAGMAKAAESIDSGAAKRALERWVAASNA
- a CDS encoding c-type cytochrome, producing MKKLSARRRHPMAALVVLLLALACTGGLYAVFAPASKAQADDTAQSLAIDEGKKLYSVGCATCHGTGGQGTTDGPSLVGVGAAAVDFQVGTGRMPAQQPGAQVPKKKVIYTQAEIDQLAAYISSLGAGPSVPTKAQYGPDGADIAKGGELFRTNCAQCHNFTGKGGALTHGKFAPNLEGVAPKHIYEAMQTGPQNMPSFPDTTLSEQNKKDIIAYLNAVNGDDTESPGGLELGGLGPVSEGLFAWIFGLGALIAVAVWVAARTAKAKKS
- a CDS encoding aminotransferase class V-fold PLP-dependent enzyme, whose product is MSVSTAASTQTVCAPLPVLGGDVTVPLVTGGEVTYAALDCAASAPALQRVWDDVAAYAPYYGSVHRGAGYLSQLSTDLFENARRTVAEFLDCRAEDQLVFTRSTTDSLNLLARALPAGCQVFVFETEHHASLLPWQDAHVTYLDAPRTPAQAVETLERALAGRDPYGPALVCVTGASNVTGERWPVRELAAAAHAHGARIVLDAAQLAPHHPVSVRDLDVDWVAFSGHKLYAPFGAGVLAGRADWLREADPYLAGGGASRKVTRREDGGVDVEWHESAARHEAGSPNVIGAYAVASACKALTEAGFDTLVARERYLIGKVRAGLAEVPQVKVLSLFGDDADRVGVISFVVEGWNSSHFAAALSAEYGIGVRDGLFCAHPLVRTLLGSAPQTQGECGAPEAAPGEKSLNAIRVSFGAGTPDEHVERFVGAVRELVSAGAKWTYRTQDGRCVPAV
- a CDS encoding rhomboid family intramembrane serine protease — its product is MIGTWSATLGRSMRRPSAPVTYALIALCCLVFVTGPAAGLNPAYGSGDALLAAQRAYFHRWGVVPAELFAGSPRAALTPATALFVHGSWVHLLGNMLFLFVFGVMTEERMGRVRFTVFYVGCGYLALLGYAAANSTSGQSLVGASGAVSAVLGAFLYLFPGARVTSLLPFLFFLPLRFPAWVVLPFWASLQWLAAGRAPQGPGVAYLAHLVGFGLGFVCAWAGLRRTTKVKAAPAPAPEGENQP
- a CDS encoding cytochrome bc complex cytochrome b subunit, yielding MSTNHNTEARRGKAPAGERVADWADGRLGIYSLAKTNMRKIFPDHWSFMLGEVCMYSFIILILTGVYLTLFFHPSMNEVEYHGSYIPLQGQMMSEAFNSTLHISFDVRGGLLIRQIHHWAALIFLAGMFVHMMRVFFTGAFRKPREVNWLFGFLLLVLGMFTGFTGYSLPDDLLSGTGVRFMEGAILSVPVVGTYLSMFLFGGEFPGGDFVARFYSVHILLLPGLMLGLMVGHLILVFYHKHTQFAGPGKTNNNVVGMPLLPVYMAKAGGFFFLVFGVITAIAAIASINPIWAMGPYRPDQVSTGAQPDWYMGFSEGLIRTMPGWEINLWGHTLVLGVFIPLVIFPLVLVAIAVYPFIESWVTGDKREHHILDRPRNAPTRTAFGAAWISWYFVLMIGGGNDLWATHFQLSINAITWFVRVGFFVVPVLTFVATKRICLGLQRRDKDKVLHGRESGIIKRLPHGEFIEVHEPLSQEALHTLTAHDQYKPLELGPTVDENGVERKVKGSHKLRAKLSEAYFGEESQIPKPTVEEYKEITSGHGHH